Proteins encoded within one genomic window of Williamwhitmania sp.:
- the crcB gene encoding fluoride efflux transporter CrcB — translation MLRIILLVGFGGFAGSVLRYLASSSVQKLFYLSFPFGTLFVNIVGSLIIGFLFGLGERGNILSPEARLFFATGFCGGFTTFSTFSLESLSLIRDGQWLFFSLYAVGSVVLGLLFVFMGFWFSRLL, via the coding sequence ATGCTTAGAATCATTCTCCTTGTAGGATTTGGAGGGTTTGCTGGAAGCGTATTGCGTTATTTGGCTTCGTCGTCAGTGCAAAAGTTGTTTTACTTAAGTTTTCCATTCGGCACTCTTTTTGTCAATATTGTTGGTTCCCTGATAATTGGCTTTCTCTTTGGTTTAGGTGAACGGGGAAACATTCTATCCCCGGAAGCACGCCTCTTTTTTGCCACCGGCTTTTGCGGCGGCTTTACAACCTTTTCAACCTTTTCGCTGGAGAGTCTATCCTTAATTCGAGATGGGCAGTGGTTGTTCTTTTCTCTTTATGCAGTGGGTTCAGTAGTACTTGGTTTACTTTTTGTTTTTATGGGATTTTGGTTCTCTCGACTACTTTAA
- a CDS encoding dihydrolipoamide acetyltransferase family protein — protein sequence MSQFELKMPKMGESVEQATITRWFVKEGDKVEEDDALLEIATDKVDSEIPSPVEGTVIKVFYRQDDLVPVGTTIALIGTGGEVEVDSKEEVAQAVQTKVETTKQQEQLASSDIQPTRFYSPLVKSIAKQEHISVRELEQISGSGKDGRVRKEDILAFLSSRSKVPDSVLKAADSMPSTSQAAAPAAEQQQYRVSVSVGAEDTIIVMDRMRKLIAEHMVTSKHVAAHVTAMVEADVTGLVEWRDKNKEQFQKRYGEKLTFMPMFTDAVAKSLRDFPMVNSSLDGDKIILRKHVNIGIAVALPSGNLIVPVVQDADLKNLAGLAADI from the coding sequence ATGTCACAGTTTGAGCTAAAAATGCCCAAGATGGGTGAAAGCGTTGAGCAGGCTACCATTACGCGATGGTTTGTTAAGGAGGGCGATAAGGTCGAGGAAGATGATGCCCTCCTGGAGATAGCCACCGATAAAGTAGACTCCGAAATTCCTTCTCCTGTTGAAGGTACCGTTATCAAAGTCTTCTATCGCCAAGATGATTTGGTTCCGGTAGGTACCACAATTGCATTAATAGGAACAGGGGGCGAAGTTGAAGTTGATTCTAAAGAAGAGGTGGCGCAAGCCGTTCAAACCAAAGTTGAAACAACAAAACAGCAAGAACAGCTAGCCTCGTCGGATATTCAACCGACTCGATTTTATTCGCCATTGGTGAAGAGTATTGCAAAGCAGGAGCATATCTCAGTTCGGGAGTTAGAGCAGATTTCGGGTAGCGGTAAGGATGGTCGTGTTCGCAAGGAGGATATTCTCGCATTTTTGAGTTCAAGAAGCAAAGTGCCAGATTCCGTGCTAAAGGCAGCTGATTCAATGCCTTCAACATCACAGGCAGCAGCTCCTGCCGCTGAACAGCAGCAATACAGGGTTAGCGTCTCGGTTGGCGCAGAAGATACCATTATAGTAATGGATCGAATGCGCAAGCTTATTGCAGAACATATGGTTACCTCAAAGCATGTGGCAGCGCATGTTACGGCCATGGTGGAGGCTGATGTTACTGGTCTAGTAGAATGGCGTGACAAGAACAAGGAGCAATTCCAAAAACGATATGGTGAAAAGTTAACTTTCATGCCAATGTTTACAGATGCGGTTGCTAAATCGCTGCGTGACTTTCCAATGGTAAACTCTTCACTCGATGGTGATAAGATTATTCTTAGAAAGCACGTCAATATAGGGATTGCAGTTGCCCTACCTTCAGGAAATTTGATTGTTCCAGTGGTGCAAGATGCCGACCTTAAAAATCTTGCTGGCTTGGCTGCCGACATTAA
- a CDS encoding GNAT family N-acetyltransferase, whose amino-acid sequence MLTFQKINSEKDFSAVNRSQFVDFLHLHLDKFGDAPQAIQKCIDYAFSIESGKGGFCMIAYLNNQIVGGLIMNQTGMEEFIPQNILVYVAVDASHRGKGIGRQLIDHSVAECNGNIALHVEYDNPAKKLYERLGFTSKYAEMRLNR is encoded by the coding sequence ATGTTAACCTTTCAAAAAATTAACAGCGAGAAAGATTTTAGTGCTGTAAACCGAAGCCAATTTGTCGATTTTTTACATCTCCACTTGGACAAATTCGGCGATGCCCCCCAGGCAATTCAGAAATGTATTGATTATGCCTTTTCCATTGAGTCTGGCAAGGGCGGTTTTTGTATGATAGCTTACCTCAACAATCAGATTGTGGGTGGCCTAATAATGAACCAAACCGGGATGGAGGAGTTTATTCCTCAGAATATATTGGTTTACGTGGCCGTTGATGCCAGCCATCGAGGAAAAGGAATTGGTCGTCAGCTTATCGACCACTCTGTGGCTGAGTGCAATGGGAATATTGCGCTTCATGTAGAGTACGATAATCCAGCAAAAAAACTATACGAACGCCTTGGTTTTACATCTAAATATGCAGAGATGAGGTTGAATCGATAA
- a CDS encoding alanine racemase — MAQLIVHTDRIISNLEKIQSYLERNNFSWTLVTKILSGYEPALEVILQHSIAKKLHSVADSRISGLRRAKQINPSVKTMYIKPPAMDTVKSVIAYADISLNTSFRTIEALNKAAAAAGKVHQIIIMLELGELREGVLRERVVDFYSKVFELQNIEVIGLGTNLGCMYGVQPTYDKLLHLSLYKQLLEAKFSKQIPLISGGSSIVLPLVGKTSMPRNINHLRIGESAFMGTSPWDGKKFSPLSTKVFEFKANIIELASKKNFPDDELTEGNIGHFVDRSNEEQELTYRAITDFGLIDVEASDLAIVDKNVKFVGTTSDMTVFDLGLAKVGKAHAQYKVGDRLSFLPSYMGVARLMNSRFVDKVLI; from the coding sequence ATGGCTCAACTTATTGTCCATACGGACCGCATTATCTCTAACCTTGAAAAAATCCAAAGTTATCTCGAGAGGAACAATTTTTCGTGGACTCTGGTAACCAAAATTCTTTCGGGTTACGAACCGGCGCTGGAGGTAATACTTCAGCACTCAATTGCCAAAAAGCTGCATAGTGTTGCCGACTCTCGTATTTCTGGCTTGCGACGGGCGAAGCAAATAAACCCCTCGGTAAAAACGATGTACATTAAGCCTCCCGCCATGGACACGGTAAAGTCGGTAATTGCCTATGCCGATATTTCGCTAAATACCTCATTCCGCACAATTGAGGCGCTCAACAAGGCTGCTGCCGCCGCTGGGAAAGTGCATCAAATTATAATAATGCTCGAGCTGGGAGAGCTGCGCGAAGGCGTTTTGAGGGAAAGGGTGGTTGATTTTTACTCTAAGGTTTTTGAACTTCAGAATATTGAGGTTATTGGCCTAGGAACCAATCTGGGTTGCATGTATGGTGTTCAACCCACCTACGACAAACTGCTGCATCTTTCGCTGTACAAGCAGCTGCTTGAAGCCAAATTTAGCAAGCAAATTCCGCTCATCTCTGGTGGAAGTTCAATTGTGTTACCTTTGGTTGGAAAGACATCAATGCCCAGAAATATTAACCATTTACGTATTGGTGAATCTGCATTTATGGGAACTAGCCCATGGGATGGCAAAAAATTTTCGCCGCTTTCAACCAAAGTGTTTGAATTCAAGGCAAATATCATAGAGCTCGCTTCGAAAAAGAATTTTCCCGACGATGAACTGACCGAGGGCAACATTGGTCATTTTGTTGATCGATCCAATGAAGAACAGGAGCTTACCTACCGTGCTATTACCGATTTTGGACTAATTGATGTTGAAGCTTCCGATTTAGCCATTGTGGATAAAAATGTAAAATTTGTAGGTACCACCTCAGACATGACTGTTTTTGACCTCGGGTTAGCAAAGGTGGGTAAGGCTCATGCCCAGTATAAGGTTGGTGATAGGCTAAGCTTTTTGCCATCTTACATGGGAGTAGCTCGCCTTATGAACTCACGATTCGTAGATAAAGTATTAATTTAG
- a CDS encoding DUF190 domain-containing protein: MELSGESFLLRIFIGELDKVNGTPLYEVIVYAAKRYGIAGATVLRGIMGYGANSVVHTEKLLTLSNDLPIVVELVDEEQKIKGFLESMQKFMPKSRFGALITLERVNVLHYEASKD, from the coding sequence ATGGAACTATCTGGTGAATCTTTTCTGCTTCGCATTTTTATTGGAGAACTCGATAAAGTCAATGGCACCCCTCTCTATGAGGTAATTGTATATGCAGCAAAGCGATACGGTATCGCAGGTGCCACAGTTTTACGCGGCATTATGGGATATGGTGCCAACTCGGTGGTGCACACCGAAAAGCTTCTCACACTTTCCAACGACCTGCCAATTGTGGTGGAGTTGGTGGACGAGGAGCAGAAAATCAAAGGTTTCTTGGAATCCATGCAAAAGTTCATGCCAAAGTCAAGATTTGGGGCTCTCATTACGCTAGAGCGAGTTAATGTTTTGCACTATGAAGCATCGAAGGATTAA